Proteins from one Patescibacteria group bacterium genomic window:
- a CDS encoding type II secretion system GspH family protein, producing the protein MSKYNKSRGFTLLELLVVIAIIGILSTSVVVNLGITKKKARDAERVAEIIQIQKALDIFYYEYGYYPNPECYGPAATVICNSIQAKINNESWIPNLYTYMPEINIPYEPLNTGVVANDYTGEAYAYILTRHGFNTLPASVRNEKYKQFYYLLYKREIGPQTDDCNGNNLYSAWSCVGGGNIPDMP; encoded by the coding sequence ATGTCAAAATATAATAAAAGTCGTGGTTTTACTTTACTGGAATTATTAGTAGTAATTGCTATTATTGGTATTTTGTCTACTTCAGTGGTAGTCAACCTTGGTATCACCAAAAAAAAGGCGCGGGATGCTGAGAGAGTCGCTGAAATAATTCAGATTCAAAAAGCTTTGGATATATTTTATTATGAATATGGCTATTATCCTAATCCGGAGTGTTATGGTCCAGCAGCTACAGTTATATGTAATTCTATTCAAGCTAAGATAAATAATGAATCCTGGATTCCTAACTTATATACTTACATGCCCGAAATAAACATCCCTTATGAACCATTAAATACAGGTGTTGTAGCAAATGACTATACTGGAGAAGCTTATGCTTATATTTTAACTCGCCATGGCTTTAATACTTTGCCAGCATCAGTAAGAAATGAAAAATATAAACAATTCTATTATCTTCTTTATAAGAGAGAAATTGGTCCACAAACAGATGATTGTAATGGCAATAACCTCTATTCAGCTTGGTCATGTG